From Pseudomonas fluorescens:
GCCTCTTCTTCAGGGGTGTAGCGCGCGTCCTGGCGCAGCAGCAGTTCGACTTTCAGCGGTGCGAAATCGCGGCCCAGTTGCTCGGTGACCTGGGACCAGCGCTCCACTGGCGCCCGCTGGTACTGTTTGACGATCAGGGTTTGCATGCCCCGGGACTGCTCGACGTTGTAGGCCAGGTAACGGTGTTCGAAGACCTGGACCACCAGCTTGGGAATCAGGTAGATCGCCGCGCTGAAGGTGACGATGGTGATCAGGTAGAGGCGTAGCAGCACACGAAACATGGATCAGCATTCCCACTCGGAACGACTGAACAAGTAGCCCTTGCCCCACACGGTCTTGATCTTGCGCGCCTCGCCAGCGTGGTCGTCGAATTTGCGGCGCAGCTTGGAAATCGCCACGTCCACCGAGCGGTCGGTGCCGTTGAACTCGATGCCGCGCAGGCGTTGCAGGATCTGGTCGCGGCTGAGCACCTCGCCGGCATGCCGGGCCAGCACCACCAGCAGGTTGTATTCACCGCTGGACAACTCCACCGCCTGCTCACGCCAACTCACGGTGCGTTCCGACAGGTCGATGCACAGGTTGCCCATGACGATCTGGTCGTTGACCACCTGGGGCTCCGACAGACTGCTGCGGCGCAGCAATGTGCGGACACGAGCGAGCAGCACGCGCGGTTCGCAGGGTTTGGTCACATAGTCATCGGCGCCCATTTCCAGGCCCAGCACCTGGTCATGGCTGTCATCACGGGCGGTCAGCATCAGGATCGGCAGGCCCGCCGAGTCGGCGCGCAGCAAGCGGCACACTTGCAAGCCGTCGAGACCGGGCAGCATCAGGTCGAGGATCACTAGGTCGGGCGGGTTGAGGCGCGCGCGTTCGCGCACATGATCGCCCCGGCTGAGCACACTGACGTGGTAACCGTTGCGTTCCAGGTAGCTGGCAATCAGCTCGGAGAGAGCGGCGTCGTCTTCGACCAGGAGGATGTTGGGCATGATGTTTCCAGAAATACAGTGATGTGTCGTTCACAAATCCCATGTGGGAGCAGGCTTGCCTGCTATGGCGGTGCTTCAGATACAGAGTCGTTGACTGATTCACCGCGATCGGGGGCAAGCCCCCTCCCACATTTGATCCTCATTGTAAGCAAGGTTGTGCAAGGATATACGCCCCCGGTGCCCTGCGGGCTGCACCTTACATTTCTTCACAGACGACCTACACAGCTTCACAGCACCACGGCGCAGGTGGCCTTAGGATGCGCCAGTCAATATTGGGATAAGAGCATGTCGAAGAATCTGTTTGCGCCGTTTTGCCTGTTGGCCCTGACGCTGGCACTCAGCGCCTGTGACAAGTCGGCCGATGAGGCACCGGCAACGCCCCCGGTCAAAGTGAGGATCGAAACCCTTGCAGCCAAGCCCCTGTCCATCACCAGCGAATTGAGCGGGCGTATCGCCGCGCCGCGCATTGCCGAAGTGCGTGCGCGGGTCGCCGGGGTGGTGATGCAACGGGTGTTCAAGGAAGGCCATGACGTCAAACAGGGCGACGTGCTGTTTCGCATCGACCCAGCACCGTTCAAGGCCGACCTGGACAGTGCCCAGGCCAACCTGAGCAAAGCCGAGGCCAATGCGTTCCAGGCGCGCCTGCAGGAGCAGCGCTACAGCCAGTTGGTGGAAGGCAATGCCATCAGCGGCCAGGACTACGACAACGCCCGCGCCGCCGTGCGCCAGACCAACGCCGAAGTCGCCGCCAACAAGGCCGCCGTCGAGCGCGCCAGGCTGAACCTGGGCTATGCCACCGTGACCGCGCCGATTTCCGGGCGCATCGGCCGCGCACTGGTAACCGAGGGGGCGCTGGTCGGCCAGAACGAGGCCACGCCACTGGCGCTTATCCAGCAACTGGACCCGATTCACGCCGACCTGACCCAGTCCACCCGCGAGCTGAACGACCTGCGCCGCGCCTTCCGCGCGGGCAGCTTGAAGCAAGTCGGCCAGGACCAGGCCAAGGCCACGTTGATCCAGGACGACGGCAGCCTGTATCCGCTGCCAGGCAAGTTGCTGTTCGCCGAAATCAGCGTCGACCCGGGCACCGGTCAAATCATCCTGCGCAGCGAGTTCCCCAACCCCGACCTCGACCTGTTGCCCGGCAGCTTCGTGCGCGTGCGCCTGGAACAGGCCGTCGACAAACAAGGCATCAGCGTGCCGCAACGCGCCATCACCCGTGATAGCGCCGGTATCCCCATGGTGCTGTTGCTGGACGCCGAACAAACCGTGAGCCTGCAACCGGTGGAACTGGGCGCGGTCATCGAAGACCGCTGGATCGTCAGCAGCGGCCTCAAGGCCGGCGACCGTATCGTCGTCGAGGGCCTGCAACACGCGCGGCCCGGTGAAAAAGTTGAAGTGGACGACAGCCCGCTCGTAAAGGAATAACCCGCCATGCCGCAGTTTTTTATTGACCGCCCGGTGTTCGCCTGGGTGGTGGCCATGTTCATCCTGCTGGCCGGTGCGCTGGCCATCCCGCAGTTGCCGGTGGCCCAGTACCCCGACGTCGCGCCACCGAAAGTGGAAATCTACGCGGTGTACCCGGGCGCTTCGGCCCAGACCCTGGATGAAAGTGTGGTCAGCCTGATCGAGCAGGAGCTCAACGGTGCCGATCACCTGCTGTATTTCGAATCCCAGAGCAGCCTGGGTTCGGCAACCATTACCGCGACCTTCCAGCCGGGCACCAACCCGGAAATGGCCCAGGTCGATGTGCAGAACCGCCTCAAGGCGGTGGAGCCGCGCCTGCCCCAAGCCGTGACCCAGCAAGGTTTGCGGGTGGAGAAAGTGTCTGCCGGCTTCCTGCTGCTGGTCACGCTCACCTCCAACGACGGCAAGCTCGACGACGTGGCGCTCAGCGATTACCTGGCGCGCAACGTGATGAACGAGCTCAAGCGCCTGGACGGGGTGGGCAAGGCCCAGTTGTATGGTGCCGAACGCGCCATGCGCATCTGGATCGACCCGCAGAAGCTGATCGGCTTCAACCTCACGCCGGCCGACGTGAATGCCGCGATCAGCGCACAGAACGCACAGGTTTCCGCCGGCAGCATCGGTGATTTGCCGGGCACCAATACCCAGGAGATCACGGCGGCGATCCTGGTCAAGGGCCAGCTGTCCACGCCGGCGGAGTTCGCCGACATTGTGCTCAAGGCCAACCCGGACGGGTCCACCGTGCGCATCGGCGATGTGGCGCGTGTG
This genomic window contains:
- a CDS encoding efflux RND transporter periplasmic adaptor subunit, producing MIAPAEHTDVVTVAFQVAGNQLGESGVVFDQEDVGHDVSRNTVMCRSQIPCGSRLACYGGASDTESLTDSPRSGASPLPHLILIVSKVVQGYTPPVPCGLHLTFLHRRPTQLHSTTAQVALGCASQYWDKSMSKNLFAPFCLLALTLALSACDKSADEAPATPPVKVRIETLAAKPLSITSELSGRIAAPRIAEVRARVAGVVMQRVFKEGHDVKQGDVLFRIDPAPFKADLDSAQANLSKAEANAFQARLQEQRYSQLVEGNAISGQDYDNARAAVRQTNAEVAANKAAVERARLNLGYATVTAPISGRIGRALVTEGALVGQNEATPLALIQQLDPIHADLTQSTRELNDLRRAFRAGSLKQVGQDQAKATLIQDDGSLYPLPGKLLFAEISVDPGTGQIILRSEFPNPDLDLLPGSFVRVRLEQAVDKQGISVPQRAITRDSAGIPMVLLLDAEQTVSLQPVELGAVIEDRWIVSSGLKAGDRIVVEGLQHARPGEKVEVDDSPLVKE
- a CDS encoding response regulator transcription factor, with the translated sequence MPNILLVEDDAALSELIASYLERNGYHVSVLSRGDHVRERARLNPPDLVILDLMLPGLDGLQVCRLLRADSAGLPILMLTARDDSHDQVLGLEMGADDYVTKPCEPRVLLARVRTLLRRSSLSEPQVVNDQIVMGNLCIDLSERTVSWREQAVELSSGEYNLLVVLARHAGEVLSRDQILQRLRGIEFNGTDRSVDVAISKLRRKFDDHAGEARKIKTVWGKGYLFSRSEWEC